From the Chitinophagaceae bacterium genome, one window contains:
- a CDS encoding single-stranded DNA-binding protein has protein sequence AWGKTDKHMVSILNKGNRAAINGKLVNRSYQDKEGRKHYATEVYANQFINLTPAVQKDNLPF, from the coding sequence GCCTGGGGTAAGACTGACAAACATATGGTGAGTATTCTCAACAAGGGAAACCGCGCCGCCATCAACGGCAAACTGGTCAACCGCAGCTACCAAGACAAAGAAGGCCGTAAGCATTATGCAACTGAGGTTTATGCCAACCAATTCATCAACCTCACACCCGCAGTTCAGAAAGACAACTTGCCCTTCTGA